A single window of Nitrospinota bacterium DNA harbors:
- a CDS encoding DUF115 domain-containing protein, translating into MVENLNEVKSATLAFLGRIWEENYLKNRNNIRRTPGVKNLFDRFKNLPSIVVGAGPSLDRNIKYMQYASGKAVIIACDTALKILKQNGVKPDIVINLDPQSNVVNFFEEIDTREITLVAPTIAYPPLREAWKGHFFFYNKNAPDIPLLAGIAHEHRELGLLTPGGSVLSVAFDLAFKMGADPIAFIGQDLSYSADNAYASGGHYTGYKSEQIFDIGGDNIVEAADLFGRKLKTQKSMFVTNEWFKWAFERWNGDKKRTIYNCSEAGILTSCEQSTLSDFVSSYCRKKLNVAWTIKKACK; encoded by the coding sequence ATGGTCGAAAACCTGAATGAGGTAAAGAGTGCGACACTCGCTTTCCTCGGCAGGATTTGGGAAGAGAACTATTTAAAGAACCGCAACAACATCCGCCGAACGCCGGGGGTGAAAAACCTTTTCGACCGATTCAAGAACCTCCCTTCGATAGTTGTTGGGGCCGGGCCTTCTCTCGACAGGAACATAAAGTACATGCAGTACGCTTCCGGCAAGGCGGTCATCATCGCCTGCGATACAGCCCTGAAGATATTAAAACAAAACGGCGTAAAACCCGATATCGTCATCAACCTCGACCCGCAGTCCAACGTAGTGAACTTCTTCGAGGAGATAGATACGCGGGAGATCACCCTTGTAGCGCCGACAATCGCCTACCCGCCGCTCAGGGAAGCGTGGAAAGGGCATTTCTTTTTCTACAACAAGAACGCGCCGGACATCCCATTGCTTGCCGGAATAGCGCACGAACACAGGGAGCTTGGGCTCCTTACTCCGGGGGGATCGGTGCTGTCGGTGGCATTCGACCTCGCTTTCAAGATGGGCGCCGACCCTATCGCATTCATCGGGCAGGATCTCAGCTACAGCGCCGATAACGCCTACGCCTCCGGAGGACATTACACCGGATACAAATCGGAACAGATCTTCGACATCGGCGGCGACAACATCGTGGAGGCGGCCGACCTTTTCGGCAGGAAACTGAAAACGCAGAAATCGATGTTCGTCACGAACGAATGGTTCAAGTGGGCCTTTGAGAGATGGAACGGCGATAAAAAACGGACAATTTACAACTGCTCCGAGGCAGGGATACTTACGTCGTGCGAACAGTCCACCCTCTCCGATTTCGTAAGCAGTTACTGCAGGAAAAAACTCAACGTCGCATGGACCATCAAGAAAGCGTGCAAATAG
- a CDS encoding multidrug efflux SMR transporter — MTAWLFLAGAILFEVAGTTSMKLSEGFTKTLPSVLMFVFYIISLVCLTYALKKIDVGVAYAIWAGVGTALIAVIGIWHFREPATMIKIGSIGLIIIGVVGLHLSSSGR; from the coding sequence TTGACAGCTTGGCTCTTTCTCGCTGGCGCGATCCTCTTTGAGGTGGCGGGAACCACTTCGATGAAGCTCTCCGAAGGCTTCACAAAAACGCTCCCTTCCGTCCTTATGTTCGTCTTTTATATCATCTCCCTGGTATGCCTCACATACGCGCTGAAGAAGATCGATGTCGGCGTCGCCTACGCGATATGGGCCGGCGTCGGCACCGCGCTCATTGCGGTTATCGGCATATGGCACTTCCGGGAGCCTGCCACCATGATAAAAATAGGCTCCATTGGGCTGATAATCATAGGGGTTGTCGGCCTCCACCTCTCCAGCTCCGGCAGGTAA
- the purH gene encoding bifunctional phosphoribosylaminoimidazolecarboxamide formyltransferase/IMP cyclohydrolase: MTVKKIERAIISVSDKTGVLELAKALVDAGAEILSTGGTAKLLIDNGIKVTKGSEFTGFPEILDGRVKTLNPKIHGGILARRSLSKHLDEMKKNDIKPIDMVVVNLYPFEDTVKKDGVTDEDAIENIDIGGPCMIRAAAKNHESVAVVTDPKDYPSIISEISKIGGLTIGDRRKLATKAYARTSEYDAAIHAYLSGRPDHDESVSLDYRKVADLRYGENPHQSAAFYANLNDEVYTGKNQLHGKELSYNNIVDLDAALQHVREYDRTACVIIKHTNPCGVAINDDQKLAYVHARDCDPVSAFGSVIAFNRPVTEATATELKELFVEAIIAPDFEKGAFDLLKKKKNIRLIKPQNFNIKISRVIKDVAGGILIQSPDNVTLDEDKLEVVSKRQPTDAEMESMKFAWTVAKHVKSNAIVFARDGRIIGVGAGQMSRVDSSKIAVSKATTPVKGCVMASDAFFPFRDGIDAAGKEGITAVIQPGGSMRDEEVIAAADEYGMAMVFTGIRHFRH, encoded by the coding sequence ATGACTGTCAAAAAAATAGAAAGAGCGATAATTTCCGTTTCGGACAAGACAGGTGTGCTTGAACTCGCCAAAGCGCTTGTCGACGCGGGGGCGGAGATACTCTCCACCGGCGGCACCGCCAAGCTCCTTATCGATAACGGCATAAAGGTCACCAAAGGTTCCGAATTTACCGGCTTCCCCGAAATCCTCGACGGCAGGGTAAAGACCCTGAACCCGAAGATCCACGGAGGCATACTTGCCAGGCGCTCGCTTTCAAAACATCTCGACGAAATGAAAAAGAACGACATCAAGCCGATAGACATGGTCGTCGTGAACCTCTACCCGTTTGAAGATACCGTCAAAAAGGATGGTGTAACGGATGAAGATGCGATAGAGAACATAGACATCGGCGGGCCGTGCATGATCCGCGCGGCGGCAAAGAACCACGAATCGGTCGCGGTGGTCACCGATCCAAAGGATTATCCTTCCATCATCTCGGAGATCAGCAAAATAGGGGGACTGACAATAGGCGACAGGAGGAAACTCGCCACGAAGGCATACGCGCGAACATCCGAATACGACGCGGCAATACACGCCTACCTCTCCGGCAGACCGGATCATGATGAATCGGTTTCGCTCGACTACCGCAAGGTTGCAGACCTCCGGTACGGTGAGAACCCGCACCAGTCCGCGGCGTTCTACGCAAATCTGAACGACGAGGTCTACACCGGAAAGAACCAGCTTCACGGCAAGGAGCTCTCCTACAACAACATAGTGGACCTCGACGCCGCGCTTCAGCATGTGCGCGAATACGACAGGACCGCGTGCGTCATCATCAAGCATACGAATCCGTGCGGAGTTGCCATCAACGACGATCAGAAACTCGCCTACGTTCACGCGAGGGATTGCGATCCGGTTTCGGCTTTCGGCTCCGTAATCGCCTTCAACAGGCCGGTGACGGAAGCTACAGCTACCGAGTTGAAAGAGCTTTTCGTGGAGGCGATAATAGCCCCCGACTTTGAAAAAGGGGCGTTTGACTTACTTAAAAAGAAGAAGAACATCCGCCTCATCAAACCGCAGAATTTCAACATCAAAATATCAAGGGTAATAAAGGACGTTGCGGGAGGGATACTTATCCAAAGCCCCGACAATGTCACTCTTGATGAAGACAAGCTGGAAGTCGTCTCGAAACGACAGCCGACCGATGCTGAGATGGAATCTATGAAATTCGCCTGGACAGTGGCGAAGCATGTGAAGTCGAATGCCATCGTCTTCGCACGCGACGGACGGATAATCGGCGTCGGCGCGGGACAGATGAGCCGTGTTGACTCCTCGAAGATAGCGGTATCGAAGGCCACCACCCCCGTGAAAGGGTGCGTGATGGCGTCGGACGCCTTCTTCCCCTTCCGCGACGGGATAGACGCCGCCGGAAAAGAAGGTATAACCGCCGTTATCCAGCCGGGCGGCTCGATGCGCGACGAAGAGGTGATAGCCGCTGCCGACGAATACGGCATGGCAATGGTCTTTACCGGCATTCGTCACTTCCGCCACTAA
- a CDS encoding glycine--tRNA ligase subunit alpha: MNFQNVIFALEKYWSDRGCVINQPIDTEVGAGTFHPATFLRVLGPEPWNTAYVQPSRRPTDGRFGENPNRLQHYYQYQVILKPSPDDIQQMYLDSLTHLGIDLKAHDIRFVEDDWESPTLGAWGLGWEVWLDGMEITQFTYFQQVGGIDLKPVSGELTYGLERITMYLQNVESVYDIKWNDNVTYGEIFLDDEKQFSKYNFEMTDPKFNAELFTNLESQVNKLLEEGLVLPAYNTVLKCSHTFNLLDARGAISVTERTNYIGRVRKLASKTAKAYLEWRESLGFPLLKK, encoded by the coding sequence ATGAATTTTCAAAACGTCATTTTCGCGCTGGAGAAATACTGGAGCGACAGGGGTTGCGTAATCAATCAACCGATAGATACCGAAGTCGGCGCTGGGACGTTTCACCCCGCTACGTTCCTCCGCGTCCTCGGCCCCGAGCCGTGGAACACCGCGTACGTTCAGCCTTCGAGACGCCCTACCGACGGACGTTTCGGAGAGAATCCGAACCGCCTCCAGCACTACTACCAGTACCAGGTGATACTGAAACCCTCCCCCGACGACATACAGCAGATGTATCTCGATTCGCTCACGCACCTCGGCATCGACCTGAAGGCGCACGACATCCGCTTCGTGGAGGACGACTGGGAATCCCCTACCCTCGGCGCGTGGGGTCTCGGCTGGGAAGTCTGGCTCGACGGGATGGAGATAACGCAGTTCACCTACTTCCAGCAGGTTGGAGGGATAGACCTGAAACCTGTCTCCGGCGAGCTGACCTACGGCCTTGAGCGGATCACGATGTATCTGCAGAACGTAGAATCGGTTTACGACATCAAGTGGAACGACAACGTAACCTACGGGGAGATATTCCTCGATGATGAAAAACAGTTCAGCAAATACAATTTCGAAATGACCGACCCGAAGTTCAACGCGGAGCTTTTCACCAATCTGGAATCACAGGTAAATAAACTTCTGGAGGAAGGGCTGGTTCTCCCCGCTTACAACACTGTTTTAAAATGCTCGCACACGTTCAACCTCCTCGACGCGAGGGGGGCGATATCTGTTACTGAACGGACGAACTACATCGGACGTGTAAGAAAACTTGCAAGCAAGACCGCCAAGGCGTACCTCGAATGGCGCGAATCGCTCGGCTTCCCACTACTGAAGAAATAA